A portion of the Desmodus rotundus isolate HL8 chromosome 8, HLdesRot8A.1, whole genome shotgun sequence genome contains these proteins:
- the USP4 gene encoding ubiquitin carboxyl-terminal hydrolase 4 isoform X2, with protein MAEGGGCGERPDAETQKSELRALLRTTLQRGAQWYLIDSRWFKQWKKYVGFDSWDMYNVGEHNLFPGPIDNSGLFSDPESQTLKEHLIDELDYVLVPAEAWNKLLNWYGCVEGQQPIVRKVVEHGLFVKHCKVEVYLLELKLCENGDPTNMLSCHFSKADTIATIEKKMRKLFNIPAERETRLWNKYMNNSYEQLSKLDNTVQDAGLYQGQVLVIEPQNEDGTWPRQTLQSKSSTVPSRNFTTSPKPSASPYSSASASPIANGDSTNTSGMHSSGVSRGGSGFSASYNCQEPPSSHAQPGVCGLGNLGNTCFMNSALQCLSNTAPLTDYFLRDEYEAEINRDNPLGMKGEIAETYAELIKQMWSGRDAYVAPRMFKTQVGRFAPQFSGYQQQDSQELLAFLLDGLHEDLNRVKKKPYLELKDANGRPDAVVAKEAWENHRLRNDSVIVDTFHGLFKSTLVCPECAKVSVTFDPFCYLTLPLPLKRDRVMEVFLVPADPHHRPTQYRVTVPLMGAVSDLCEALSRLSGVAAENMVVTDVYNHRFHKIFQMDEGLNHIMPRDDIFVKRERLQSVASNFGNICSRIKHL; from the exons ATGGCGGAAGGTGGAGGCTGCGGTGAGCGACCTGATGCGGAGACCCAGAAATCCGAACTTAGGGCCTTGTTGAGAACCACGCTCCAACGAGGGGCGCAGTG GTATCTTATTGACAGCCGGTGGTTCAAACAGTGGAAGAAGTACGTGGGCTTCGACAGCTGGGATATGTACAACGTGGGTGAGCACAACCTGTTTCCCGGCCCGATAGATAACTCCGGACTCTTCTCAG ATCCTGAGAGTCAGACCTTGAAAGAACACTTAATTGATGAATTGGACTACGTATTGGTCCCAGCCGAGGCCTGGAACAAGCTGCTGAACTGGTACGGCTGTGTGGAAGGCCAGCAGCCCATTGTCAGGAAG GTTGTGGAGCATGGCCTGTTTGTCAAGCACTGCAAGGTGGAGGTGTATTTACTTGAACTGAAGCTCTGTGAGAACGGCGACCCCACCAACATGCTGAGTTGCCATTTCAGCAAGGCGGATACCATTG CGACCATCGAGAAGAAGATGAGGAAGCTGTTCAACATCCCTGCAGAGCGTGAAACGCGGCTGTGGAACAAATACATGAACAATTCCTACGAGCAGTTGAGCAAGCTAGACAACACTGTCCAGGATGCCGGGCTGTACCAGGGTCAG GTGCTAGTAATTGAGCCCCAAAATGAAGATGGCACATGGCCGAGGCAGACCCTGCAGTCAAA ATCAAGCACTGTACCTAGCAGAAATTTTACTACCTCTCCAAAACCATCAGCAAGTCCCTATTCCTCAGCGTCTGCCTCGCCCATTGCAAACGGTGACAGCACCAACACCTCTGGGATGCACAGCTCTGGTGTCAGCAGGGG TGGATCTGGCTTCTCTGCTTCATATAATTGTCAGGAGCCTCCATCGTCTCACGCACAACCTGGCGTCTGTGGCCTTGGAAACCTGGGGAACACCTGCTTCATGAACTCTGCTCTGCAG TGCCTGAGCAACACTGCGCCGCTGACGGACTACTTTCTCAGAGATGAGTATGAGGCCGAAATCAACAGAGACAACCCTTTGGGGATGAAGGGGGAAATCGCAGAGACCTATGCAGAACTCATTAAGCAGATGTGGTCGGGAAGGGATGCTTACGTGGCACCTCGCATGTTCAAA ACCCAAGTGGGACGGTTTGCCCCCCAGTTTTCTGGCTACCAGCAGCAAGACTCTCAGGAGCTGCTAGCCTTTCTTCTAGACGGATTGCACGAAGACCTTAACCGCGTGAAGAAGAAGCCCTACTTGGAGCTGAAGGATGCCAATGGGCGGCCAGATGCG GTGGTCGCAAAAGAAGCCTGGGAGAATCATCGGTTGAGGAATGATTCTGTGATTGTGGATACATTTCATGGTCTCTTCAAATCTACTTTGGTTTGCCCAGAATGTGCTAAAGTTTCTGTGACCTTTGACCCATTTTGCTATCTAACTCTCCCACTGCCCTTGAAGAGAGATCGAGTTATGGAGGTCTTCCTGGTTCCTGCTGACCCTCACCACAGGCCTACTCAG TACCGCGTGACTGTGCCGCTGATGGGGGCCGTGTCTGACCTGTGCGAGGCTCTCTCCAGGCTGTCTGGCGTTGCTGCGGAAAAC ATGGTGGTCACAGATGTGTATAATCACCGGTTCCACAAAATTTTCCAAATGGATGAAGGTTTAAACCACATCATGCCGCGGGATGACATTTTTGT
- the USP4 gene encoding ubiquitin carboxyl-terminal hydrolase 4 isoform X3: MAEGGGCGERPDAETQKSELRALLRTTLQRGAQWYLIDSRWFKQWKKYVGFDSWDMYNVGEHNLFPGPIDNSGLFSDPESQTLKEHLIDELDYVLVPAEAWNKLLNWYGCVEGQQPIVRKVVEHGLFVKHCKVEVYLLELKLCENGDPTNMLSCHFSKADTIATIEKKMRKLFNIPAERETRLWNKYMNNSYEQLSKLDNTVQDAGLYQGQVLVIEPQNEDGTWPRQTLQSKSSTVPSRNFTTSPKPSASPYSSASASPIANGDSTNTSGMHSSGVSRGGSGFSASYNCQEPPSSHAQPGVCGLGNLGNTCFMNSALQCLSNTAPLTDYFLRDEYEAEINRDNPLGMKGEIAETYAELIKQMWSGRDAYVAPRMFKRECLASIF, from the exons ATGGCGGAAGGTGGAGGCTGCGGTGAGCGACCTGATGCGGAGACCCAGAAATCCGAACTTAGGGCCTTGTTGAGAACCACGCTCCAACGAGGGGCGCAGTG GTATCTTATTGACAGCCGGTGGTTCAAACAGTGGAAGAAGTACGTGGGCTTCGACAGCTGGGATATGTACAACGTGGGTGAGCACAACCTGTTTCCCGGCCCGATAGATAACTCCGGACTCTTCTCAG ATCCTGAGAGTCAGACCTTGAAAGAACACTTAATTGATGAATTGGACTACGTATTGGTCCCAGCCGAGGCCTGGAACAAGCTGCTGAACTGGTACGGCTGTGTGGAAGGCCAGCAGCCCATTGTCAGGAAG GTTGTGGAGCATGGCCTGTTTGTCAAGCACTGCAAGGTGGAGGTGTATTTACTTGAACTGAAGCTCTGTGAGAACGGCGACCCCACCAACATGCTGAGTTGCCATTTCAGCAAGGCGGATACCATTG CGACCATCGAGAAGAAGATGAGGAAGCTGTTCAACATCCCTGCAGAGCGTGAAACGCGGCTGTGGAACAAATACATGAACAATTCCTACGAGCAGTTGAGCAAGCTAGACAACACTGTCCAGGATGCCGGGCTGTACCAGGGTCAG GTGCTAGTAATTGAGCCCCAAAATGAAGATGGCACATGGCCGAGGCAGACCCTGCAGTCAAA ATCAAGCACTGTACCTAGCAGAAATTTTACTACCTCTCCAAAACCATCAGCAAGTCCCTATTCCTCAGCGTCTGCCTCGCCCATTGCAAACGGTGACAGCACCAACACCTCTGGGATGCACAGCTCTGGTGTCAGCAGGGG TGGATCTGGCTTCTCTGCTTCATATAATTGTCAGGAGCCTCCATCGTCTCACGCACAACCTGGCGTCTGTGGCCTTGGAAACCTGGGGAACACCTGCTTCATGAACTCTGCTCTGCAG TGCCTGAGCAACACTGCGCCGCTGACGGACTACTTTCTCAGAGATGAGTATGAGGCCGAAATCAACAGAGACAACCCTTTGGGGATGAAGGGGGAAATCGCAGAGACCTATGCAGAACTCATTAAGCAGATGTGGTCGGGAAGGGATGCTTACGTGGCACCTCGCATGTTCAAA AGGGAGTGCCTTGCCTCCATATTTTGA